GATAATGGCTTTCAAATTTAATTGTGTTAGAGCTCTGGTGTCTCTCGGGTCCATGGGTCTGTCTCTTAAAGACCAGTTAACACCTATTTCCTTCTAATGGGATTTAATAAAGTAGTTAGTGTACTGATCTACCTTTGCTCTTGTTCTCTCACACTATCTTCTCTTTCCCCTCTGTCTCTGTGATACTGTTCTTTGGATTAACAATAAGACTTGAGTGTTGGGTGCTGAGATGTTGATAGCTAGAAAACATTGTCACTGGAGAGAGGGCAACTTATCACATCAGACTGGTCTCTTCAGGAGGTCAGAGTTTCCGAACTGGACAATACACACCAGCTGCTTGTAGCAATATCCATATCAAGACAAATCCAGCTACATATAGGGTTTTGAAGGAGCTTGAGACTTAAATGACATCTTTGTTGCtggtttctttatattttggaCTTTGAACAGATTTGGGTAAGAGATGTCTTGTAAAAAGACCATAGAAAATAATGTGATGTTATGGCagctaaaaaatgaaatactctaTCTACCAAGGCACGCTATTATGCCTGGTGGCTGGCCTTCCAACATGTAAATGGTCTTGACTATACTGAAGTTAAGTTTGGTTCAGAATGAGAAGGGTTCCAGTATTGTGACAGCCAAAGACAGATTATTGTTACTGTTAGCTGTAAATTCTTTCTAATTCAAATTGATCTCAATATCTGTATCTTATCACACAGTTTAAGATCATTCTCAGTTCGAGTTTGAATTGAGTCAATCTGTCTTTGCAAGACAGGCATTAGTTTGCACATTGGACTCTTAAAAAAGTCTTTGTGAAACTTGgttttactgaaaatatgtgACTCGGTGCTGTTTCTAATGCTTAGGTGCTTAGGCAGTCTGATATTACACTTTTCTGTGTAGTATATCACATATTGTCATATCTTGCCATAGATTGAAAGTGTTATGAAATAGGCTCTGGGTCTCCATTGAGGCAAGGATTGGCTGTCTggcataaatcacaaaatttaaatCTTAGCTTGGCAGGGAAATTGCAGTTCCTTGGGGCTTATAGTTTTGCgcaaattgttttgtttagaaatgggtatttttcaaagGTTATTGAGGATGggttaaagttttttttttctttgatggaTACATGTCGAGCTCTGTGATAAGTTGGATGCAGGAGAGCTGTCGCTGAAATAGTTTTGAAATAAGTTGGTTTGTAGCTCTTATTATGGTTTGACATATTGTACTTGCTTTGTTTTGGTATGAAAATCCAGTAGTTAGTgttctttcaatttcaatttcaatttcaattcaattttattcaaccaTAAAAATGTGTATATACAAATCAAACAGTGTACATAGTTATATaacaaatggtaaaaaatatggCTAGgaccataaaaaagcaaaatgctTGTAGAGAATGGCCCCCAAAACAATATCATTGACATAATTCACAATCAGAAacagaaaactaagaaaaacacaaattttatcagcagatatataaatgtataaacatacacacatacacacaccatcacacacacacacacaaaccctAGTAATTTTATAGATTTTCCATTAAGTACGCCCTACACATTTTTTTGAAACAGGATAGAGTTGAACAATTTTTTAGTGAAATTGGGAGttgattccatttttttataCCGACTAAAGCTAGTGAATTTAAAGAAGAAGTAAGTCTCACTTTTGGAACatggaaattatctttttgtCTAGTAGCATAAGAATGAACATTTGAATTGAGTGAAAACATATTGCAATACTTCAAtggaaaaatgtgatttttaacTGAGTACATAGAGATTAGAGTATTTAAAGTAATTAGTTCATGGAGAGGtaaaatattcatctttttgaaaaggggtttattttttattcttattcttaACAATAACGTAAATTTAGTTTTACTTGTCTACAACATATCTCCTCTGTACAAAGACAAGAACTGATCGCTGTTGATAAACTTTGTATGTCAGTGTACTCTCAATTAGTGTTATGAattagattgaaaatattgggaTCTGTTTAAGTTAGCAAAGAAAATTATCAGTCtgattgattttaatttgaattaaaccATGAACTTGTCATCTGAAAGTTATCTGAATGTTATCTGAAAGTAGCATCATATGCTGAAGCTTTTAAGGGAGTAGTGGCCAACTTTTCTTCATAAACATTGTACTTCACATCAAATCCAATTAAAGATTAAAACATGATCATATTGGTGTGGTCAAATTTGCATTCCTGAAATAAAGTTGAGGAAATGAAGGATTCTCAACTCTGTGTGTGCGTGTATGAGTTCATGAGAAGGTTCATTTTCAAAGCTGATCACATAATTTAGGATTAGTAATAATCTTCATGGCATGACATTGACTTTATCTATGAGAGCCTCTTGAGGAATTTTAATAGTTTCATCCGAATCCCATGGAGGATATATAGAATATTACTAgtcattttaaataaaatactgGCCATTTATAGGAGTAGGCAGTCATGGACCATCTTTTCTCTATACCTGTGTTTATAATCCTAATATTTCATGGTAAGATGCCAGAGATAGATTAACCTGTTGCCCCACCTGTTCTTTTTCATGTTTctgttatatttatatttatatttctgtttcAGTCTCAGTCTCGGTGTGATTGGTTCAGTGTATCATGTATTGTATGATGCATCACGGATATATACCAAATGCAGGTTGGCTCCTATTTTGTTTGGAAGAAATTGTATTTTCagtctttattttttggtgatAACAATGTGAGTTAGAGGAAATCAATGATTTTGTAATCTCCCCTTTTTTTCTGAACTGAAACAAGTGATTGTCCAATTTAatctttgattcctttttataTGAGCAGTGTCTACATTATATGTGTCAATTACTGATTGTTTTAAGTTATCAATAAGATATTTTTTGAGGTATTGTATTTCAAAAAATTGGGCATTAGTGTTTTATCAGCTCTTTTCTTAACATATTTCTCTCATCCTCAGCTCCCAGTGAGCCTCGCAATATCACCATTACTGTCATTGGACCTAATACGGCTCAGGTCTCTTGGATGGAGCCCATCACCTTCTACAACTCTATTGACAGTTATACTGTCTCCTTCCGAGAGATCAATGACTCCACACCAAAAATTGCTGCAGAGATCACCAACACCTCGCGTGTTTTGTACAAGCTTCGTGAAGATGCAACATACGAGGTTATCGTTAGAGCATTCACTATGAGCACGTTTCTTGGGAGAGGCCTCCTCCAGGGCGAGGCATCCTTTCCTCAACAATTTGTCATGTCGTATATCCGTAAGTAAACTCATTTTAGTATTCTTTTGTAACTAGCGCTGGGCTAGTCCATCACATTCTTTGGCAACATTTGCTTCTTGtgctttactttaaaaaaaatgctgccCTGGCTAGTGTTGAATTTTTCCTTTGTGGATGGCAGGTTTATGAACTAAGTCTGAAAAGTtacctattattttcattatggtATATTTATGCTTTCTGTTTTTTGCTTTCTAGTTTCATGTTAATTATATGTATGAATTGCATTTTTCACATATTGGATAAATTAATTGTAAGAATATGCATCTTTTTTATACCAAGAATATCATACCACTAAGATTAAAATTAAGATGAAAGTATACAGAGTGGGGGAAGTAATATAAAGTTGCTGATTTTCATCAGGAAGTAGTCTCATGCCTAGCTGGATACAAATGTATAGATATAATTGTTATTTAGATTTTAATTGTGTTTGGGTTTTATTGCCGTATTTTATTTTGCTAATTACTTCTCCTTCAGCAAGGATGTTGTTTACTCCATATTTAAATTGGTATCAAGTAATGATGTTCTTATaacaaatatatttgtttttcagGTTATcatgatttgtttatttgttgtatTACTTGCTTCAGCTCCTACATCTGGATTGACTCCAGGAGGCACAGTCAAACCTAGAGAAGACGCTGGACGTGTTGTAGGTGTGGTCTTTGCACTTTTCGTGTTGCTTGGTCTAATTTTGGGTGTACTGGGTTTTGTGGTTCTTAGGTAAGTTGCATGTGAACATAGCTTTTATGAATGATTTTGTACTGACTTGTTTCTGAAAGCTACTAGATTAACACATAGAGTCGGTCAATAACGATTTGATTACTGTCTTGACCATTATGAACTTTGATAGTTTTATTATTTGGTCTacttttgtttacttttattaTTTGGTCTACTTTTGTGTTAGGTGGTATTTTGTCCATAAAGGTCAAGATGctaaaaaagagaggaaattaTGCCAAAATGATCATGGGGAAAAAACACCTAAGGTTAGGTATGGTGCTAGATGCTTAACAGAAGATCAAATTCAGTGTAGTTGATCATCATGTTTATGAAGATTGATTGGAAATTTAAAGTAGGCAAGTTCGTTAGAATAttagatttattttgttttgatgagctatttttttcattaaaaaaatcaatttattttgcttataaACATGTGTGTTGATTCTTTCCTTGTTCttccggcaggaagtaattcctcaaaaagctgtgcacatcagaatcggtagactagcttagctggggtaatataggagcgccttgagcacctagcaaggtggatacgtgcgctatacaaatcctatattattatttattttctccaaggaaataaacaaatgtATGACTTACTGATTTATCGAGAATCTTGGGCAAGTGTCTTGATTCACTAATAATGATAACTGTTTGTCTCCCTCTTTTGGTATGTGAGAGGAGACTGAGTCTGTTTACATACATTTACTGTACATGTGGATAAATTATATAGAGTGAAGGGAAGGTTTACATTGTTTGTGTTGGCAAACTGAttctaaaaagaaaatccaAAATCACATGCCCActtcaagataaaaataaagGCTATCCATTGTTTGAGGTTTGTATTTTTGAATGAATAGTTTATTAGGTATCTTCTGGATTTATTTATGCTATATCTCTCTGGTGTATTAATTTGAGGTCAAGATTTAGTTTCAATTTTAGACTATTAACAACTTTCACTTCCTGATTACAGAGATAGAAAGAGGAGAGACAGATagagattgagagagagagagttagagTAGAAGGGGTAAACAATAAGAGAAGGAGTGAGAGAATAGGGGGAACAGAATGAGAGTCAGAGAAACTAAAtgagaggcagagagagagagagtgagagagagatgCATGCATTACAGATTAGATATAGAGAATAAGTTGGTTTACATCCAATATTGCATGCCTGTTCATATGAAAAAGTGTACGCTCTTATTAAAACATTTGTACTGGAATATCGAAAGTGGACAATGCAAGTTATACTGTACGCTCTTACTTCAGGAATTCGAAAATGAAGGAATGCCATGTCCATTTtgcataatttcatattttttgtaacTGCTGTGAAATTGTATTTAATAAATCTTTCACCAAAGCTTTATATGCTTGGTGTGTCAGGATGTAATCCGGTTGGTCAGGATATATGGTTTTCTTGTATGGTCTCTCCTTTGAAGTGCTGGTATATGATATAAGATATCACTGTAAGTGCTATGGAGAGGCATTTTTGCCAACCAATGTACATTATCTAGAGTGGAGTGAAAGATTGGACATAACTTACTCTCAGGTTTGGATTGAATACTAGGATAATATAGGAGGAGGAATTGCATGAAAAGCTTTCCAGATCTAGCATTATGTTCTCCAAACTCGAGAATGTTGTCCGTCGAGGCACAGAATTGTTGCGTGAACTTCCTACCAGGTAAATAATCCATTATTACAAGTCTATacttttgtaaattatgcattttctcccattaattgatatatttttttgtaggaCTATTCAAGATTGTATGACCAATGCCTTTGAAAATGTTGACTATAGGATGTAGAGATTGTATGATATGGAATTTTAATTTTGCAAGGGCTTAACTagattagttttttttttttttatacatggaAAAATGTACACACCGCCCCTCCAAGTTTCATATCCTTTGAagtaaaaaaagattaaaatgaaagaagattGCAAGAAAATTCAATTGGGAATTGTAGAAAGTTATGTGAATAAACCATAGATCTTTCAGAAATGTTGTAATACTCCATCTGAAAAGGAGATGTAAATTGTTCCTTTGATCTGAAActagaaattaattttcacttaaaaaaaagaagaaaaaaaatctgatggcTCTGAGATGGCTCTTTATCACACATGCATGTAgtcattttattctattttgatACATGATGATTAAGACCCATGATGTGATAAGATCATTATACAGGTAACTAGAGTGGAGTCAGAAAACCAAGATCCTTTGGTTGTTACCTTAGTGATATCTGTAGTACTACAGGTAGTTTAAGGTCAAGATTACTAGTCTGTAATCTATGATAGCATGTTGGAATTCAGTAATTACATTGGTATACATCTTGTAAGTATATAAGcataaggccaccgcacacttTACGACTGGTCTACGATGCGATTtcggaacaaatcgcattttgcttattttctgaaaatgtgaatgaacttttttttttttaatttgagatttaaattaaatgtaatataacaAGTTTGGAAGATTGCAAGCCATTAGTTTGGAATCGTAGCCAATCATACAACTACTATGACATCATTACTACTTGAATTTAGCATAATTATCCTTACCATAATTAGATGTTCCatgtatcaatattttcataaatttttacaaggtttaaggttttttttttaaggttccAAAATTGGGACACAGACCAATCGTGCGTTGGCCTTTCAGAGTATGAATCACACTGTTAATTTTCACTCCAACTCCAGCATGATCAACATCTCACATGGGcctcatcttacaaagagttacgattgatccaatcaatcacaactatggaaagccagcaacgtcaacatttcaaatacatgttttttcaaaatattttctagttttgaggtatattcatacattaccCGGtaactgttttcttgacaattcagtatgcttctgtttgttttcaaaggacattgtgcaaatttcctaaagaaaaaattatgacagtgatggatttccatagagttaagattgattggatcaatcgtaactctttgtaagacggggccctgaactAAAATGAAGGGCTGATAATATGAGAATAACCTTTGTGGTCCTCAGTCATACACTTCCTTCCTGCTTTAGGTAAATGTTGAAAAGATAGGTGgtattgaaatgaaaacagGCTACAAAAGATATGATCATTAATCATGATTTTGCATATCACTTCTATTATTACATCCTTGCGGAAATCCCCTCAAATTATGCTGTGAAAGGAAATCAGATCCGTGTTGGAAGTGTGCTAGTAATGGAAGTTTCGGCTATTTACTTGATCTCTTTGAAGATAAGGAATACAAAACaatagaaaatgacatttgaaagtttgaaagggaaaatgaaataaaccccCAATATGCAGTCctgatgatttttttccttGTGATTTCCTTCTAATCCTGAAAGGAACCGCCTCCATAAATAAAGGTAGATGATCATGTTTATTTGTAAAGTTTGGTCCAAATTTACATGGAAATACTATATAAAGCACAAAAGTGATTTATATGATAAACTTTTCAACAGACCTAATACAGAAGAGGCAATGGTATCTTTTGAGGTATTCAGTAATAGTAAAATTACAGTTGATTGTTAAGGAATACCGGTACAGATTGTGAATTTACACAATGTCCATGGAGAAATGTATACTGTTTCTACCAGTTGAGCTTGTGAGGTAAGAATCTTTTCATACTCTATAGAAAGAAATATGCTATGGttaatttttgtaaattctgTTTAGAATGGGTGATATGCATAGGTTTCAAATTCACTGGTCACTAATAAATTGTATAGTAAGATATTCCCTAAATTGTAATTTCCCCTTCATCCAAGGCATTGTAGCGGATTTTAGCTTGTGAGTAAGTattatatttcaagaaattactTGCGCCCTCTCCTGTGGATATAGAATAGAATCTTCAATTTTGAGGCAGATTGACAAATGGGCAGTAAATTACCCCCTTCCCCTCAAATATACTGTGTACATGACAGTGACGATCTGTACCCCAGTATAGCACACCATTGTGTCTACAGAGTGTGTATAGCCGTAGATGCCAAGTAGAGCTTTGTAGGCTTACTCAATTCGTCAAAATGAGGAGGGAGAGTAACCCATGACAGACAGTATTGGCTAGGGAACATGGAAAAGGTTTGAGATGAGCAAAGGGAAGGACCAAAATAGGCTACCGAAGGGAAATGAAGTTGTTATGAGGAAACCCATGCAAGGCCAACGTTGATGTCATGCCACCTCTGGCTATCCAACTTTTGAAAAATCCTGTAGGAATGAGCAGTCCAGCTACGAATGTCCTGGATGGATCCTCCCGTACCCTCTaattggtgttttttgtgaaggACGTTGGGTTTTGGTGAGGACAGATTCAATGAGGGGGTAGTCTATGTTTTGAAGAAGGCTGCACTTACAATTCGTATCAAACCAGCAACTTGCCAGGTTGCTTGTGTTTGATGAGTTGGTGCAACGTGATTGAGGACGACAGAACTAGCTCTGTGCACGATTGCCAGTGGAGTTCTGTTGATTAGACTTGTCACCTCCTTATCCTCATTACAGCGGGCAAGAATAATGGCTGAATGAATGCATATTAAAGAATTTGGAGTTCTTCTATTTGCTGGACGTAGATAAGTATTTAGTGTTTTAATTCATGTGGGACATTAAAGAAAGTTGGATGTAATCTTCTTGGTGTTGTATGAAGATCATATTGGTTCCTCAAGGATCTCTATCAAATTACATCAGAGAGAATTCATCTGTATGTGGATAGCAATGATTCCAAGTGAACGAACAGCACTGAACCATCACTTACTAGATTTCAAGGAACTTTGCCTACCAGGAAGATTTTACTGATTTTGTCACCAGTTTGTTCAGCATTCTTCACCAGGATCTGAATCTTTTCCTGCTAGTTTTAAAATATCTTTGCGGAATTTAATCAGAATTGAAGGAGAAATTGAATATCATATTAGTTCCTTTCTTGGATACTCTTAGATACTTGGAAATTCTGTATCAACTCAACAATCATCATGCCAATTGGAAAATGGGCAGTTACCTTGAAGAATCCCTTCAAGAAACTGAAAATGGATATAAATGTACCAAACATCATTGAAGAATTCTCTTCAGTACATATGCTGGCATTGTGGGGAGTATGGTGTTGGTGAGTGTAAAAGGAAATACATTTATtggatatttatattatattggatggctcataTTAGAATACCaggaatattggccctaatgagtggaatatttctggtattccatgaaataaaaccatcctatataattatcatttatcctatcccccccccccaaaaaaaaggagaaatttgaTTGAACAAGTCCAATTACTTGCCACATATGGCATCATCACTTTGTAAGATCGAAGTTGGTCATTGACATGCAACTTACgtgtagttcattatgacgtcatgagTGTCATTGTGCTCTATGCTGCGCATCATATTGCTTTGATTGTTGTACgcattgtatatttcatgcatttgcACTAGGCTGTTGAATACAGTCTCACATTCAACAACAagttttgtacaggagcctatgggatatttGTTGGATTTCGGTCCTTTTAGGGATGTGCTCTGGTATGAAAtgggcaattgatgcagacaaAAGCATGTGTTTTAATGTATCGCTAAAAACACTCTATAGATGATGATACTGAACAACTCGCTCCCGTACATGACTACCATTATATGGCATTGGTGAGAGTAAGAATTAATTCAAACACAGGTTGTTCATACTGACTTTCTAAGTGCTGTGGTAGTTCATACATGCATTTCTTTATTGGTTATTAATATCTTGTCCTATTTAAGATAGTTATTGATGTAGGGATCCCTTTTCATATTATTGTAGCCAAAATTTCCATACCTTTTGCATGAGATTTGTATCGGTCTATTGGTCATCAGCTTTTACCCCATATTACTGTTTTGATGGATTTTGGAACCGTCTTCTTTTAATAATTGACCTTTTTGAAAGATGATTGGACCTTTTAGTTTTTAATGCATTTAAATTATGAATTCATCTTGTTCATTGATTTTATATCCATAGTCAGCTATTCACaagggagtgtttcacaaaatagtttgtCTCTGacttttcactgacaaataagcTTCTGAAACCCTGACATCTGATTGGCAGAGGGCGACTTGCCAGTGATTTTTACTGACAATCTGCTTCACTAAATGCTCCCTATGCTATTAAGCATGTCTATTTTTAAATCTTCTTTAACTTTTGATTTATAAACTTTAGCTTGATACCATCCCGATTAAGATATGTAGGATGATCAAGACCAGGTCAGGAACTGTCATGTAGGTCATATGTAACAGACACTGTCAATATTATAGAAATTGATACCATCAAGGAGCTATGTTTATCATAGCTCCATGATATAACTGACAAAAGATTAGCACACTTACAAAAAGTAATAGCGAACAGAGACttgattgtttttgttgttgttttttggttgttgttggtttgatttgtttgtttgtttttttgtttggggggggggggatagttGGCAAGAATATGAATAAGAATGGTGGCCCCTGACAAGGTTGCCTGAGTCTATACTTTACTAATGGAAGACAAGATGTTTCCTGGCATTTTAACTCTTTGTCACTGCAGTTTCAGGTTACTAATTAGAGGAGGGGGCATGCAATGAGGGAGAACAATCAAACTCTTATGTTAAAGAGCATTGAAACAAAACGCTAAGTAAAGCATTtcattcaacaaaaaaaaaaaaaattcttcgaAAATAGTTCATAATATACAAAGTGGCCACCATTGTGATTTACTTGCATTGGAAAAACatacaaagagaaaagaaaatttgaacCCCTTaacctttaaagaaaattaattattcataaaacCTTCCAGAACTTTCTTTAGAAAGTCAAATTGCATCTGAGTACCAAAgtaatgatatgaaattaatatgGATATACATGTTAACTGTGGATATGGTATTTAGGCATGTCTTAGTGGATTACACATAGGAACTTGTTTGCAACTACTCAGTACAATTACATACATTCTAGCTACTTTGCTATCGGGATGAATGAccatgacatcacacatctgaACTTAATTAGATATATATCTAAAACTTCAATGTTTGACATAAAATAGCAACTTTCAATACCCTTATAATTTTCTACAAATAAACACACCATTACTAAAAAAAGGTGTCCTCTTTGAATTTATCTTTATAGATGGCTGAAAGTGATTCACATGAAGAATGTGATAATGTTATGAAGTATATTCATGTACAGTGCTTTGTTTCAACTCCAATGCCTCAAAATTAAGATGAAGGAATATTATTAGATTTAATTTTAGAATCTGTGACTTATTATTTGAAGCTgttaatttattgattttattcatatcaaaattgATCAGGCTCAGACAAAAAAGAGCCAATGTTTGAGGTATGAGGACATATACATTTTGACACTTGATCACTGCTTAAATCCTAGCttactctttgtgaaacaagcCCCTGATTTAAAATTGAGTCTTTGAAGAAGTCTAGTGGTATTTTAAAGTGGATGTAGATGGAAACCATCCGTAAAATATCCCTCTAGAAAAGGAAAGTATTGGTTTGaggttttgttttttatatttatgaggGAATTTTTTTAGTATCTACTTCTTTGTATGTATAAAGAGGAGtgcaagtattttttaaagagagaaTTATGGAAAGGGTCACTGACTGTGCTTCTTGCAAAATCCCCATAATTTCTGGTTTGGTGGATTAAAGAATATTTTGACGAAGATAAATTATATAGACAATATTAAACCTTTAAGAGGGATAAATAATATGCAAGAcagaatattattaatatgtatTGATCCAATATACATTTAGGTTTaacaattttcataatattgaaCAGAATAGTCTCAATAGAAAGTTAATAGAGAGATTTTAACTGTttggaaaaaatatcaattaaaaaaatttatagCAACTATGCATATTCCCCTTTGAAACCCAGTTTTGAGCTATGAATAATTTGTAAGTTAAGAAAATGAATGTCTTTTAGCATCATCCCAGGGTCTGTTTCCTCTTAATTTGATTCAATCAGACACTCATTTTCTCTTGATTCATGAAGAATTAGAGAGTCTGTAGATCCAGTGAACCCCAAGACTCTATAATTAGAGGGCAAACTAACCCTAAAATAGTGTCATAACCTCATGACCGATAATATCTCTTTACCCCAAAGAATTAGAAGCCTTTCCTTTTACTCTCTATCCTTTTCAACCTCAACACTTCACAAACAAAAGTGACTCAAGTCCTGCACCTATGCTGTTATTCCCCCTTCTACAAAGTTAAATCCGTAACCCCAAGATACATTCTGAATCACCTGGTGTggttaaaaacaaaatgtacacACTGAAAAGAACCCCACTGTATCTTACAAAGTTTAAATGGGCTTTTATCGTAATTGAGAGTGATGTGCTATATGTAACATAAAAAATGTTGGGAATTGGAATATAATGCACATAATTAAGTGTACaactgatatatatatacacactttTTCATCTATCTGACTAACGTACTAACCGTTATGCAACTTTGTAATTGACAGGTTAACCCTACTTCCTCTAGCTAGTTTCAAATTGTAC
This genomic interval from Lytechinus pictus isolate F3 Inbred chromosome 3, Lp3.0, whole genome shotgun sequence contains the following:
- the LOC129256227 gene encoding uncharacterized protein LOC129256227, with translation MEPITFYNSIDSYTVSFREINDSTPKIAAEITNTSRVLYKLREDATYEVIVRAFTMSTFLGRGLLQGEASFPQQFVMSYIPPTSGLTPGGTVKPREDAGRVVGVVFALFVLLGLILGVLGFVVLR